The genomic window CCCAAAAATGACGGAAGGATGCCCTATGTTTGCAAGGAAATCGAACTTCTGAAGAAAAAGCTCGACAACACGAAGATCATTGTACCGGTAACCGGTGGACCGTTTACAACCGCCAGCCAGCTTTACGGCCCCGAGCAACTTCTCATTGCAACGTTTGAAGACCCGGAATGGGTACACAAACTTCTTCGCATCTGTACGGACGTCTCCCTCGCTTACTGGGAAGAGCTGATCAAGGCAGGGTCGCATGCCATTGTCGCTCTCGAGCCCTTCTCCTCAAACACCATTCTGTCTCCCGAACAGTATGCAGAATTCACAGCCCCCTACCTAAAGGAGATATTCGAATTTTCCTGGTCCAAGGGCGTTGTGGGGGTAAACCATACCTGTGCTGATACTTCTCTGATATGGGATCAGATGGCAAGTGTGGGTGCCCTTGCATTACAGCTTGACCACCCTATCAGTATGAAGGAATGCAAGGAAAAAGTCGGGAAGAAGATTTGCATTTCCGGCAATGTCCATCCAATCGATTATATGCTTTACGGGACCCCGGAGGCTGTTTACTGGAAATGCCGGGACGTCATCGAGGAGGCGGGAAACGGTTCCGGCTTTATCCTGGGTTCAGGCTGTGACCTTAATCCACGAACTCCCGAGGTAAATATCCTGGCAATGGTTCAAGCCGCCAAGGACACCGTTTATAACGATGATCTGAGTGTATCTTTCATCCGCGAGTCCTACCCGAGACCGGCCGGAAATGCCTGATAAAGGCATTAAAATAATTGTCGTTTACGGATTCCTGGGGTCTGGCAAGACAACGCTGATGATGGAGTTTGCCAAAAGGATTGTTGCTTCCGGGAACAAAGTGGCGGTAGTGGTCAACGAGGCGGGGAAGGTTCCCATTGACGGAAAGCTTATAAGCGTTGCAGGGCTTCCTGTCAGGGAGATATTTGCCGGCTGCATCTGTTGCTCAATTGTCGGGGATTTCATCAGTACCCTGAATGCTCTCATGG from bacterium BMS3Abin08 includes these protein-coding regions:
- the hemE_1 gene encoding uroporphyrinogen decarboxylase; the protein is MNSLERIVAAIKLEKPDRVPVTTLSIVRSLRVAGFPTEECLYNPEKMVEGKLAGAERFEDDAVVAGTDLFVEAECLGSKVKVYEHTPVVVDYFIKDKSDIKKLKMPNPKNDGRMPYVCKEIELLKKKLDNTKIIVPVTGGPFTTASQLYGPEQLLIATFEDPEWVHKLLRICTDVSLAYWEELIKAGSHAIVALEPFSSNTILSPEQYAEFTAPYLKEIFEFSWSKGVVGVNHTCADTSLIWDQMASVGALALQLDHPISMKECKEKVGKKICISGNVHPIDYMLYGTPEAVYWKCRDVIEEAGNGSGFILGSGCDLNPRTPEVNILAMVQAAKDTVYNDDLSVSFIRESYPRPAGNA